One genomic region from Sphingomonas paeninsulae encodes:
- a CDS encoding GNAT family N-acetyltransferase, with amino-acid sequence MTDTVGQAMGLAADRGTIERVLRHNPETIRVMEGEGTNPTDLLAYLPLTAKGLDALTNGRLDRASPDLTHLCYAGERPAALYLWCVHAPRNFVSVIGAMTAHFSEIAPEGVPLFASAANAHAARIFDRLGFKKGSESFPRIASDILVVLPNPSDDDIIATEPKTSTTRVGRTIEDVMRVFSIRAATYMSEQSCPYDEEFDGNDFCAAHIIGEIDGEPAGCIRIRFFADFVKFERLAVRPEFRNSSMAFRLVRAAIEYARRKGFHTVYGHARADLISFWQRFGFKAIADRPAFAFSGVPYVEMAGEIPRTNRALHIGDPPLQLIRPEGLWDVPGPLDGGRLRRAAA; translated from the coding sequence TTGACCGACACTGTCGGACAGGCAATGGGCCTCGCCGCGGACCGTGGGACAATCGAACGCGTGCTTCGCCATAATCCCGAAACGATCCGGGTCATGGAGGGTGAAGGCACCAACCCAACCGATCTGCTCGCTTATCTTCCCCTGACGGCGAAAGGACTCGATGCGCTCACCAACGGTCGCCTAGATCGGGCATCGCCTGACCTCACTCATCTTTGTTATGCAGGCGAACGTCCTGCCGCGCTCTATCTATGGTGCGTCCATGCACCTCGTAATTTCGTGTCAGTCATCGGCGCAATGACCGCTCATTTCTCTGAGATCGCACCCGAAGGCGTGCCGCTGTTTGCCAGCGCTGCAAATGCTCACGCGGCGCGCATCTTCGACAGGCTCGGTTTCAAAAAGGGGAGCGAAAGCTTTCCGCGCATCGCATCCGACATCCTTGTCGTGCTGCCGAACCCGTCCGACGACGACATAATCGCGACTGAACCAAAGACCAGCACAACCCGAGTTGGACGCACGATCGAAGACGTAATGCGCGTCTTTTCGATCCGCGCCGCCACTTATATGTCCGAACAATCCTGTCCTTACGACGAGGAGTTCGACGGCAACGACTTTTGTGCCGCACATATCATCGGCGAAATCGACGGCGAGCCTGCGGGATGTATTCGGATCCGGTTCTTTGCCGATTTCGTGAAGTTCGAACGCCTCGCCGTACGTCCCGAATTTCGCAATTCCAGCATGGCCTTCCGCCTTGTCCGTGCCGCGATCGAATATGCACGGCGCAAGGGATTTCACACGGTTTACGGCCATGCCCGCGCCGATCTCATCAGTTTCTGGCAGCGCTTTGGATTCAAGGCGATTGCCGATCGCCCGGCGTTCGCATTCTCCGGCGTACCCTATGTTGAAATGGCGGGCGAAATCCCGCGCACCAACCGGGCATTGCACATCGGCGACCCGCCGCTGCAACTTATCCGGCCAGAAGGACTGTGGGACGTGCCCGGACCGCTCGATGGCGGCCGCCTGCGCCGGGCAGCGGCGTGA
- a CDS encoding LysR family transcriptional regulator: protein MITRRTLVIQNGTQGVQEVAPPARRVANLDRLSWDNLRLFLIVAEAGSFRAAANTAGVSLNTIRTKIERLERQIGGPLFRRSVEGVMPTQDGHELVSIAREMRALGRTTERVQRGATAPRTSQVRITATEGVGTFWLIPRLVEFQGSNPDIRVDLNCEMKAPDVLFRDVDIAVQLVPPTSPDLIVQRVATLHLMPFASESYLRTHGTPTSIADAAKHKLVWQEADQVSSDLLSAFVDPKVRDTIIAVKTNTSSAHYWAVAKGAGIGFLPTYARALSRSTRPLNIGLHLRRDVYLVHHPDSVRFPEVRKALDWLRESFDKTKFPWFADEFIHPDEFEARFSDSVVVNLFEGFISPHLVEV, encoded by the coding sequence ATGATCACTCGTCGGACATTAGTGATCCAAAATGGTACACAGGGTGTTCAGGAAGTTGCACCACCCGCACGCCGGGTCGCGAATCTGGATAGGCTGTCATGGGACAACCTTCGGCTGTTCCTGATCGTGGCAGAGGCGGGAAGTTTTCGCGCTGCGGCCAATACGGCGGGCGTTTCACTCAATACGATCCGAACCAAGATCGAGCGGCTGGAGCGGCAAATCGGTGGCCCGCTGTTCAGGCGAAGCGTCGAAGGCGTGATGCCGACGCAGGACGGACATGAGCTGGTTTCGATCGCACGCGAGATGCGCGCCCTGGGTAGAACGACCGAGCGAGTCCAGCGCGGGGCGACGGCCCCCCGGACGTCCCAGGTGCGTATTACGGCTACCGAAGGAGTCGGGACGTTCTGGCTGATTCCCCGGTTGGTGGAGTTTCAGGGCAGTAACCCGGACATTCGCGTCGACCTGAATTGTGAAATGAAGGCACCCGATGTGCTGTTCCGCGATGTCGATATCGCAGTACAACTCGTCCCGCCGACCAGTCCCGACCTAATCGTTCAGCGTGTTGCGACGCTCCATCTGATGCCGTTTGCGTCGGAAAGCTATCTCCGTACGCACGGCACACCGACGAGCATCGCCGATGCGGCAAAGCACAAGCTCGTTTGGCAGGAGGCCGATCAGGTATCGTCCGACCTGCTGTCTGCTTTCGTTGATCCGAAAGTCCGCGATACGATCATTGCGGTAAAGACCAACACGAGTTCGGCGCATTACTGGGCGGTCGCAAAGGGGGCCGGGATCGGGTTCCTGCCGACTTATGCCCGCGCGCTGAGCCGCAGTACGCGGCCGCTGAACATCGGGCTGCACCTGCGCCGCGATGTCTATCTGGTTCACCACCCGGATTCCGTGCGCTTTCCCGAGGTTCGCAAAGCGCTCGACTGGTTGCGTGAGTCTTTCGACAAGACGAAATTTCCCTGGTTTGCCGATGAATTTATTCACCCGGACGAGTTCGAAGCGCGGTTCAGCGACAGCGTCGTCGTAAATCTGTTCGAAGGGTTTATTTCGCCGCATCTCGTTGAAGTTTAA
- a CDS encoding DNA-deoxyinosine glycosylase, translating to MTEIKASFAPVTNGNTTVLVLGSLPGDRSLAEQRYYAHPQNQFWTLMSRVTDVDLCVLEYEARLAALLVAGVGLWDVVGVAVRTGSTDAAIRDVSANDLTGLIQSLPMLRAIGFNGGTALSIGRRQLGAAANSLAIVALPSSSPLHTVGAAAKQPAWNELRKYLG from the coding sequence ATGACGGAGATCAAAGCGTCATTCGCTCCCGTAACGAACGGGAATACGACTGTCCTCGTGCTCGGCAGCCTGCCAGGTGATCGGTCACTGGCTGAGCAACGTTATTATGCGCATCCTCAAAATCAGTTCTGGACGCTGATGTCCCGGGTGACAGATGTTGATCTTTGCGTGCTGGAATATGAAGCGCGGCTGGCTGCTCTGCTTGTGGCGGGCGTCGGCCTTTGGGACGTGGTCGGGGTCGCGGTACGGACGGGCAGTACCGACGCCGCCATTCGCGATGTCAGCGCCAATGACCTGACCGGCCTGATACAGTCGTTGCCTATGCTGCGCGCAATCGGGTTCAATGGGGGGACTGCGCTGTCCATTGGACGACGACAGTTAGGGGCAGCCGCAAATTCACTGGCGATCGTCGCGCTACCCTCGAGCAGTCCGTTACACACCGTCGGTGCTGCGGCGAAACAACCGGCATGGAACGAACTGCGCAAATATCTGGGCTGA
- a CDS encoding TMEM175 family protein, with the protein MSIASLGKGRIEAFSDGVIAIIITIMVLELKVPHETHFADLLPVLPVLLSYVLSFVYVGIYWNNHHHLFHATRGVNGAIMWANLHLLFWLSLIPFVTHWMGENFRASAPVASYGFVLLMAAIAYQFLASLLARHDGTNSVIAKALGKDRKGNLSVLLYCAGIALSFVNFGAALSVYVGVAVLWFIPDRRVERALAEVQAVQPNGNGL; encoded by the coding sequence TTGAGCATTGCATCGCTTGGTAAAGGGCGAATCGAAGCGTTCAGTGATGGCGTTATTGCGATCATCATCACGATCATGGTGCTCGAACTGAAAGTACCGCACGAAACCCATTTTGCCGATCTGCTGCCGGTATTGCCGGTTTTGTTGAGCTATGTTCTGAGCTTCGTTTACGTCGGTATATACTGGAATAATCACCATCACCTGTTCCACGCGACCAGGGGCGTTAACGGCGCGATCATGTGGGCCAATCTGCATTTGCTGTTCTGGCTGTCCCTGATCCCCTTTGTTACGCACTGGATGGGGGAAAACTTTCGGGCATCGGCACCGGTTGCCAGTTATGGGTTTGTGCTGCTGATGGCGGCAATTGCCTATCAGTTCCTCGCGTCCCTCCTTGCGCGTCACGACGGGACAAATTCGGTGATTGCAAAGGCGCTGGGCAAGGATCGCAAAGGCAATTTGTCGGTGTTGCTTTATTGTGCGGGAATTGCGCTGTCGTTCGTTAACTTCGGCGCCGCGCTTAGCGTCTATGTCGGGGTGGCGGTCCTGTGGTTCATTCCAGATCGGCGGGTTGAGCGTGCACTGGCCGAGGTGCAGGCTGTTCAACCGAACGGAAACGGGCTTTAA
- a CDS encoding M20/M25/M40 family metallo-hydrolase, whose protein sequence is MRTVILSSFMAATLAGSALAAPATHPKAETQALELAKQAIALRSVRGPGNQTPQVAALYKAALVAGGFADADVAITPVDDTVYLIARWPGSDPKLKPLVISGHMDVVEAKAADWKRDPFTPVVENGYLFGRGATDMKLDGTIAIASLIELKRSGYKPRRDIIIEFSGDEETVMKTSSLIAEKLSNADIVLNIDGGGGSLNETTGKPEYWTWQGAEKTYADFELTVTNPGGHSSAPRKDNAINQLSAALTRIGAYQFKPEVSDLTRAYFQQAAKYEDATTGAAMRAFAANPADTAAIATLTANPSKIGKIGTTCVVTMINGGHALNALPQRATASINCRIFPGHKPADIMAELQRVAADPAVSFKDVTEGSVPNDASPMRPDFVAAATKAMHVINPGLPVFPSQSSGASDSMWFRYHHVPSYGASPVFIKDSEDFSHGLNERTPIWNISPAITYYLSLFTDLSK, encoded by the coding sequence ATGCGGACCGTAATTCTATCGAGTTTCATGGCGGCGACCCTTGCTGGAAGCGCGCTCGCGGCACCCGCCACACATCCAAAGGCAGAGACGCAGGCGCTGGAACTTGCGAAACAGGCGATAGCGCTCCGATCGGTTCGCGGCCCCGGCAACCAGACTCCGCAAGTGGCGGCGCTGTACAAGGCGGCGCTGGTCGCTGGCGGGTTTGCCGATGCCGATGTGGCGATCACGCCAGTCGATGATACCGTCTATCTGATCGCGCGCTGGCCCGGCAGCGATCCAAAGCTAAAGCCGCTGGTGATTTCGGGCCATATGGACGTCGTAGAGGCAAAGGCGGCGGACTGGAAACGCGATCCATTTACGCCAGTTGTCGAGAATGGTTATCTGTTCGGACGCGGGGCGACCGATATGAAGCTGGACGGTACAATCGCAATTGCTTCGCTGATCGAACTGAAACGGTCGGGCTACAAGCCGCGTCGCGACATTATCATTGAATTTTCGGGTGACGAAGAAACGGTGATGAAGACGAGCAGTCTGATCGCCGAAAAGCTGTCCAATGCCGATATCGTGCTGAACATCGACGGCGGCGGGGGTTCGCTGAACGAAACGACCGGCAAGCCCGAATACTGGACGTGGCAGGGCGCGGAGAAAACATATGCGGACTTCGAACTTACGGTGACCAATCCGGGCGGTCATTCGTCCGCTCCGCGCAAGGACAATGCAATAAACCAGTTGTCCGCAGCGCTCACCCGGATTGGAGCCTATCAGTTCAAGCCCGAGGTAAGCGACCTGACCCGCGCTTATTTCCAGCAGGCGGCGAAATATGAGGATGCGACGACAGGCGCGGCGATGCGGGCGTTTGCGGCCAATCCGGCGGACACGGCGGCGATTGCTACACTGACGGCAAACCCGTCGAAAATCGGCAAGATCGGAACGACCTGCGTCGTGACGATGATTAACGGCGGCCATGCCCTCAATGCATTGCCGCAACGCGCGACCGCCAGCATCAATTGCCGCATCTTCCCAGGACATAAGCCCGCCGACATCATGGCCGAACTTCAGCGGGTTGCCGCCGATCCTGCGGTCAGCTTCAAGGATGTGACCGAAGGGTCAGTGCCCAACGATGCGTCGCCGATGCGGCCCGATTTTGTCGCCGCCGCGACCAAGGCAATGCACGTGATCAACCCAGGGCTGCCGGTATTCCCGAGTCAGTCGTCGGGGGCGAGCGACAGCATGTGGTTCCGTTATCACCACGTCCCAAGCTATGGCGCGAGTCCGGTTTTCATCAAGGATTCCGAAGATTTCAGCCACGGCCTGAATGAACGGACGCCGATCTGGAACATCTCGCCGGCGATCACTTACTATCTGTCGCTGTTTACGGACCTGTCGAAATAA
- a CDS encoding tetratricopeptide repeat-containing sulfotransferase family protein has protein sequence MEAALALHDNRLSDAEPLLRAHLKVDPFDVAAMRMLAELAGRIGRYKDAENLLRRALELAPEFGAARANLATCLYRQNKTVEAIGELDQLLGEEPENLGHANLKAAALGRIGGFEEAIGLYEIILAKVPDQPKLWMSYGHILKTVGRQEDGIAAYRRALAIAPAFGEVWWSLANLKTVKFSKDDVVAMETALALPGLNDEDRFHLDFALGKAFEDAKNYESSFAHYDAGNVLRRQTIVYDADETRSFVDRSIAVATPALIAAHKGDGCPARDPIFILGMPRAGSTLVEQILSSHSLVEGTSELPDIPAMVRRWADYPEKLADIQPEKLRALGEEYLTRTRIHRKTDRPLFIDKLPNNWAHVPFIHLILPNAIIIDARRHPLGCCFSNFKQHFARGQAFSYSLDDMGRYYADYVRLMGHVDAVLPGRVHRVIYENMVDNTEAEVRALLGACGLEFEDDCLRFHENARAVRTASSEQVRQPIFRDGTEAWQGFEPWLGSLKAALNEVWTTYPATN, from the coding sequence ATGGAGGCGGCGCTGGCGCTGCACGACAATCGGCTTTCGGATGCCGAGCCGCTGCTGCGCGCGCATCTGAAGGTCGATCCGTTCGATGTCGCGGCTATGCGGATGCTGGCGGAGCTGGCGGGGCGGATCGGTCGGTATAAGGATGCCGAAAATCTGCTCCGTCGCGCGCTCGAACTTGCACCAGAGTTTGGCGCGGCCCGGGCCAATCTGGCGACCTGTCTTTACCGGCAGAACAAGACGGTGGAGGCGATCGGGGAACTCGACCAGTTGCTCGGCGAGGAACCTGAAAATCTCGGCCATGCCAATCTGAAAGCTGCGGCACTCGGGCGGATCGGCGGGTTCGAAGAGGCGATCGGCCTTTATGAAATTATTTTGGCTAAGGTTCCGGACCAGCCGAAACTGTGGATGAGTTACGGCCATATATTGAAGACCGTCGGGCGGCAGGAGGATGGGATCGCAGCCTATCGCCGGGCGCTTGCAATTGCTCCTGCGTTCGGGGAGGTTTGGTGGAGCCTCGCCAATCTGAAGACGGTAAAATTCAGCAAAGACGATGTAGTCGCAATGGAAACGGCATTGGCGTTGCCCGGCCTGAACGATGAGGATCGGTTTCACCTCGACTTCGCGCTGGGTAAGGCGTTCGAAGACGCGAAAAACTATGAAAGCTCGTTCGCGCATTATGATGCGGGCAATGTCCTGCGTCGCCAGACGATCGTTTATGATGCGGACGAAACCCGTAGTTTCGTCGATCGCAGTATCGCTGTTGCTACACCTGCTTTGATTGCGGCGCATAAGGGCGATGGCTGTCCGGCGCGCGATCCGATCTTTATCCTGGGAATGCCGCGCGCGGGGTCGACACTCGTAGAGCAAATCCTGTCGAGCCACAGTCTGGTCGAGGGGACATCGGAGCTTCCCGATATTCCCGCGATGGTTCGCCGCTGGGCCGATTATCCGGAAAAACTGGCGGATATCCAACCTGAAAAGCTGCGTGCGCTCGGAGAGGAGTATCTCACGCGAACACGGATACACCGAAAAACGGATCGACCGTTGTTTATCGACAAGTTGCCGAACAACTGGGCACACGTCCCGTTCATTCATCTGATCCTGCCGAACGCGATAATCATCGACGCGCGGCGGCACCCGTTGGGCTGCTGTTTTTCCAATTTCAAACAGCATTTCGCGCGGGGGCAAGCGTTCAGCTACTCGCTTGATGATATGGGGCGTTACTATGCCGATTACGTTCGACTGATGGGGCATGTCGATGCGGTCCTGCCGGGACGGGTCCATCGGGTGATCTATGAAAACATGGTCGACAATACCGAAGCGGAGGTGCGCGCTTTGCTCGGTGCTTGCGGGCTGGAGTTTGAGGACGATTGCCTGCGTTTTCACGAAAATGCGCGAGCCGTACGAACCGCATCATCGGAGCAAGTCCGTCAACCGATCTTCCGGGACGGAACAGAAGCGTGGCAGGGTTTTGAGCCGTGGCTGGGGTCGCTGAAGGCAGCATTGAATGAAGTGTGGACCACGTATCCCGCCACGAACTGA
- a CDS encoding TonB-dependent receptor has product MNSRHMLATALLATTILASAPAYAQAAASTPEVDMGNDIIVTAQKREENLQSVPISIQALNTRKLDELNVSNFNAFSQLLPSVSFQSTQPGSTVVYMRGVSSGGDGNHSGPLPSVGFYLDEQPVTTIGGTIDVHIYDIARIESLAGPQGTLYGASSEAGTVRIITNKPSTAGWEGRVDGEANTVRHGGQGGRLEGMINAPLSSNAALRVVGWYQHDAGYIDNVPGTRTFLGAPILDGAGQPTGAYAPGITINNAAVVKKNFNTVDIAGGRAALKIDLDENWTVTPTVLYQDQKNHGNFAYDPSVGDLQVQKFATDYRHDRFVQGALTIEGKVGNWDVTYAGAYLDRKVNAGSDYTDYSEAYDHFYSSVGGLANYFYFKNAAGQTINPTQFIVASDHFKKMSQELRVASPQSERFRVVAGLFFQRQSNLIHQDYQVAGLAPLLSVNGSPGTLWLTQQHRVDKDYAAFGEASFDILPNLTVTAGGRGYIYDNSLIGFFGFGRNPAYVQGAAGNPPPNAAGSSRTGVAGCLTTEGITLRDAQLQGRTTTLLPAAVEGGPCTNLGTFNTITGGVDPKETEGQGFTHKLNLTWKATPDLMFYGTWSRGFRPGGINRRSTVAPYAPDFLTNYEIGMKSTLWGGKLRFNATIYQQDWKKFQFAFLGANSFTEIHNGPNARIRGIEADVNLRPINGLTLTTAAAYTDAKTRQNLCFVDDPTYSCTGAGNFVSTPKGTRLPITPLFKINGTARYVVPVSATARVYGQAVVVHQSSAASDIRTAIPETFTGTIVNPAEELGRLRAYTTADFALGVELTSYTAELFVQNAFDERADLSRGAECCQFRPTITTNTPRTIGLRLGAKF; this is encoded by the coding sequence ATGAATTCGCGCCATATGCTGGCCACAGCACTTTTAGCCACTACGATTCTTGCCTCCGCTCCGGCGTATGCGCAGGCTGCGGCTTCTACTCCCGAAGTAGATATGGGTAACGATATCATCGTCACCGCCCAAAAACGTGAAGAAAACCTCCAGAGTGTGCCGATCAGCATTCAGGCGCTGAACACGCGCAAACTGGACGAGCTCAATGTCAGCAACTTCAATGCGTTTTCGCAATTGCTGCCGAGCGTGAGTTTTCAGTCGACCCAACCGGGATCGACGGTCGTCTATATGCGCGGCGTCTCGTCGGGCGGCGACGGCAACCATTCGGGGCCGTTGCCAAGCGTCGGCTTTTACCTCGATGAGCAACCCGTCACGACGATTGGCGGTACGATCGACGTTCATATTTACGACATCGCCCGCATTGAATCGCTCGCTGGTCCGCAGGGCACGCTTTATGGCGCGTCGTCCGAAGCGGGAACCGTCCGCATCATCACCAACAAACCATCGACTGCCGGTTGGGAAGGTCGCGTCGATGGCGAGGCCAACACTGTCCGTCACGGCGGTCAGGGTGGCCGGTTAGAGGGCATGATCAACGCGCCGCTCAGTTCGAACGCTGCACTGCGTGTCGTCGGATGGTATCAACACGATGCCGGTTACATCGATAACGTACCGGGCACGCGGACGTTTCTGGGCGCGCCGATCCTCGACGGGGCGGGGCAGCCTACGGGAGCCTATGCTCCCGGCATTACGATCAACAATGCGGCGGTCGTGAAAAAGAACTTTAACACTGTTGATATCGCCGGTGGTCGTGCCGCCCTGAAAATCGACCTCGACGAAAATTGGACTGTTACACCCACGGTCCTTTATCAGGACCAGAAGAACCACGGTAACTTTGCTTATGATCCGAGCGTAGGCGATCTGCAGGTGCAGAAGTTCGCCACCGATTATCGGCATGACCGGTTTGTGCAGGGCGCGCTGACGATCGAGGGCAAGGTCGGCAACTGGGACGTCACCTATGCCGGTGCCTATCTTGATCGTAAGGTGAATGCCGGCAGCGATTACACCGACTATTCCGAAGCCTATGACCATTTCTATTCGTCGGTCGGAGGTTTGGCCAACTACTTCTATTTCAAGAATGCTGCCGGGCAGACGATCAATCCGACGCAATTCATTGTCGCTAGCGATCATTTCAAGAAAATGAGCCAAGAGTTACGCGTTGCCTCGCCACAGAGTGAGCGTTTTCGCGTTGTTGCCGGGCTATTTTTCCAGCGTCAGAGCAATCTAATCCATCAGGACTATCAAGTAGCGGGCCTTGCGCCACTGCTTTCCGTGAACGGTTCGCCGGGCACGCTCTGGCTGACGCAGCAGCATCGTGTCGATAAGGATTATGCCGCGTTCGGAGAGGCCAGCTTCGATATTCTGCCGAACTTGACGGTGACCGCCGGTGGACGCGGATATATTTACGATAACAGTCTGATCGGCTTCTTTGGATTCGGTCGTAATCCTGCCTATGTGCAGGGCGCGGCTGGCAACCCTCCGCCGAATGCTGCTGGCAGTTCGCGGACCGGTGTCGCCGGTTGCCTTACCACCGAGGGGATCACCTTGCGTGATGCTCAATTGCAGGGACGCACGACCACGCTGCTTCCCGCGGCTGTTGAAGGGGGTCCGTGTACGAACCTTGGTACGTTCAATACGATTACCGGCGGCGTCGATCCGAAGGAAACCGAGGGGCAGGGCTTTACGCACAAGCTGAACCTGACGTGGAAAGCGACGCCCGACCTGATGTTTTATGGTACATGGTCGCGCGGTTTTCGGCCAGGTGGAATCAATCGCCGATCGACCGTTGCGCCTTATGCCCCCGATTTCCTGACCAATTACGAGATCGGCATGAAGTCGACATTGTGGGGCGGAAAACTGCGCTTTAACGCGACGATCTACCAGCAGGATTGGAAGAAATTCCAGTTCGCCTTCCTTGGTGCGAATAGCTTCACCGAAATCCACAACGGTCCGAATGCACGGATCAGGGGTATCGAAGCCGACGTCAATTTGCGACCGATCAACGGCCTCACGCTGACGACCGCAGCTGCATATACCGATGCGAAGACGCGCCAAAACCTATGTTTCGTAGACGATCCCACGTATAGTTGCACCGGCGCGGGCAACTTCGTTTCGACGCCCAAGGGAACGCGCCTTCCGATCACGCCGCTCTTTAAGATCAATGGAACGGCGCGTTATGTCGTTCCGGTGAGCGCGACTGCCCGGGTTTATGGTCAAGCTGTTGTCGTGCATCAAAGCTCGGCAGCGTCCGATATTCGTACCGCGATCCCAGAGACATTCACTGGTACCATCGTCAATCCGGCTGAGGAACTGGGCAGGTTGCGAGCCTATACGACCGCTGACTTTGCGCTGGGGGTCGAATTGACCAGCTATACGGCGGAATTGTTCGTCCAGAATGCTTTCGATGAGCGCGCCGACCTGAGCCGTGGGGCTGAATGCTGCCAGTTTCGTCCAACTATCACGACGAACACACCGCGAACGATCGGGCTAAGGCTCGGCGCGAAGTTCTGA
- a CDS encoding amino acid permease: MGGREITSPARPFGLWTATALVVGGMIGSGIFLLPATLAPFGWMGVAAWFIAAGGALIIGYVLVVLSRALPQASGGIGITGEVLGPVVGVLVGWSYWVSVWSANAAIATAASSYLSMLVPSLLSTPLRGAITASLLIWLLTGLNLAGARLAGQFQILTTVLKMVPLVTIVIILLVLFFSGRGHVLPQPNAPISFGGLTAPVTLTLFALVGFECASIAAARVHRPEVNVFRATMFGTALAALLYIVVCSGIVLTLPTHVVANSPAPFATFVETFWGHGPAVTIALFAAIAAIGALNGWVLIQGEVPRSMSVEGLLPAWFGRTDRRDVPVGVLTLSSVLATALVMTNASKSLSGIFEFVVLLTTASSLWFYVAACVAAIKLRVAVPLAVIGLCFALWAMWGAGVMASSLSLLLMLTVLPLYWMRPKSGPTK; the protein is encoded by the coding sequence GTGGGCGGGCGCGAGATAACTTCTCCCGCCCGCCCGTTCGGCCTGTGGACCGCTACGGCACTTGTCGTCGGCGGGATGATTGGGTCGGGCATTTTCCTGTTGCCAGCGACGCTGGCTCCGTTCGGCTGGATGGGCGTGGCGGCATGGTTCATCGCGGCGGGTGGTGCGCTTATTATCGGTTACGTGCTCGTCGTGCTTTCGCGCGCTTTGCCACAAGCGAGCGGTGGCATCGGCATTACGGGTGAGGTTCTGGGGCCGGTCGTTGGTGTGTTGGTTGGCTGGTCCTATTGGGTGTCGGTCTGGAGCGCCAATGCTGCAATCGCAACGGCAGCGAGCAGCTATCTTTCGATGCTGGTACCGTCGCTCTTATCTACCCCTTTGCGCGGTGCAATTACGGCGTCGTTACTGATCTGGTTGCTGACGGGGCTCAATCTGGCGGGCGCGCGACTTGCCGGGCAGTTTCAGATTTTGACAACGGTGCTGAAGATGGTGCCGCTGGTCACTATCGTAATCATCCTTTTGGTGCTCTTTTTCTCAGGAAGAGGCCATGTTTTGCCGCAACCGAATGCGCCGATTTCCTTTGGTGGTCTCACCGCACCTGTGACGCTGACGTTATTCGCGCTTGTTGGGTTTGAATGTGCCAGCATCGCGGCGGCACGCGTTCACCGGCCCGAAGTCAATGTATTCCGTGCAACGATGTTCGGAACAGCACTGGCTGCGCTGCTTTATATCGTTGTGTGCTCGGGGATCGTCCTGACCCTCCCAACCCATGTCGTCGCGAACTCTCCTGCGCCATTTGCGACCTTTGTAGAAACATTCTGGGGGCATGGCCCGGCCGTCACGATCGCGTTGTTTGCCGCCATTGCCGCTATCGGCGCGTTGAATGGATGGGTGCTCATACAGGGCGAAGTGCCACGTAGTATGTCGGTCGAGGGTCTATTGCCCGCGTGGTTCGGGCGTACCGATCGGCGTGACGTTCCCGTTGGTGTGCTGACCCTGTCCAGTGTGCTTGCCACGGCGCTGGTCATGACCAATGCCAGTAAGTCGTTGTCGGGCATATTCGAATTCGTGGTCTTGTTGACCACGGCGTCCAGCCTTTGGTTCTATGTAGCTGCCTGTGTTGCGGCGATAAAGCTGCGCGTGGCTGTGCCGCTCGCGGTGATCGGACTGTGCTTTGCACTCTGGGCGATGTGGGGTGCGGGCGTCATGGCGAGCAGCCTTAGCCTGTTGCTGATGTTAACAGTGCTGCCGCTTTACTGGATGCGCCCGAAATCAGGCCCGACGAAATAA